A stretch of the Heterodontus francisci isolate sHetFra1 chromosome 10, sHetFra1.hap1, whole genome shotgun sequence genome encodes the following:
- the LOC137374147 gene encoding spermatogenesis-associated protein 31H1-like, whose product MPREQTHSNPIEKAHSKPREKAHSNPIEKPHSKLTEKAYSKLTEKAHPKLTEKAHSKLTEKAHSKLTEKAYSKLTEKAHPKLTEKAYSKLTEKAHSKPTEKGHSKLIEKAHSKLIEKAHSKPIEKAQSKLIEKAHSKLIEKAHSKLIEKAHSKLIEKAHSKIIGSREAVREQPLQERRDFS is encoded by the exons ATGCCCAGAGAGCAAACCCACTCCAATCCCatcgagaaagcccactccaagcccagagagaaggcccactccaaccCCATAGAGAAaccccactccaagctcacagagaaggcctactccaagctcacagagaaagcccaccccaagctcacagagaaagcccactccaagctcacagagaaagcccactccaagctcacggAGAAGGCCtactccaagctcacagagaaagcccaccccaagctcacagagaaggcctactccaagctcacagagaaagcccactccaagcccaCAGAGAAGGGCCACTCCAAGCtcatagagaaagcccactccaaactcatcgagaaagcccactccaagcccatAGAGAAAGCCCAGTCCAAGCtcatagagaaagcccactccaagctcatagagaaagcccactccaaactcattgagaaagcccactccaagctcatagagaaagcccactccaagatCATCGGGA GCCGTGAGGCTGTGCGCGAGCAACCCCTTCAGGAGAGGCGGGATTTCAGTTGA
- the gdf3 gene encoding protein DVR-1, producing the protein MAPLGQLAIYFAVISFCRVSLCELQEPQVQEKAFLKALGLWSRPQPSNPRPVPARLWKMFQRRSAPLSRRDPGDDVCRVDELGVDGDTLRHLPDLGGPIPGLGSHPWLCMQKQLYFNLSVLEEAEELTLAQLELTLLGDPYPIPGEAATCTLSIWKVGEPSSSSQQLIASQSFQSMHGSLYFNLTQISRVWRRQTSNLGALLEMGSASMEGGQEPSPVCARIARDLRASLLVVTLNREKCKASRRKRSSFQLPLAFSRVCKRRRLHIQFKDVGWQHWIIAPQGYMANYCHGECPYPLSESLNGTNHAILQTLVHATDPGHTPQPCCVPIKLSPISMLYYDNNDNVVLRHYDDMVVDECGCR; encoded by the exons ATGGCTCCTCTGGGTCAGCTTGCGATATATTTCGCTGTGATTTCCTTTTGCCGTGTCAGTCTGTGTGAGCTGCAGGAGCCCCAGGTTCAGGAAAAGGCCTTTCTAAAAGCTTTGGGTTTATGGAGTAGGCCCCAGCCCTCCAATCCCAGGCCTGTCCCAGCTcgtttgtggaagatgtttcagaggaGGTCTGCGCCCCTCAGCCGCAGGGACCCTGGAGATGATGTGTGTAGAGTGGACGAGCTGGGGGTAGATGGAGACACCCTCCGTCACCTCCCCGATCTGG GTGGTCCAATCCCTGGGCTGGGATCGCATCCATGGCTGTGCATGCAGAAACAGCTTTACTTCAACCTGTCGGTGCTGGAAGAAGCAGAGGAGCTCACACTGGCCCAGTTGGAGCTCACACTCCTCGGGGACCCCTACCCAATCCCTGGGGAAGCAGCAACTTGCACCCTGTCCATCTGGAAGGTGGGCGAGCCCTCCAGCTCCAGCCAGCAACTCATCGCCTCGCAGTCCTTCCAGTCCATGCACGGCTCCCTCTACTTCAACCTGACTCAGATCTCTAGGGTCTGGAGACGCCAGACCAGCAACCTGGGGGCACTTCTGGAGATGGGCAGTGCCTCAATGGAGGGCGGGCAGGAGCCAAGCCCAGTTTGCGCCCGGATTGCCCGGGATCTGCGCGCCTCCTTGTTGGTGGTGACCCTGAATCGGGAGAAATGCAAAGCGTCCAGGAGGAAGAGGAGCTCCTTTCAGCTGCCCCTCGCATTCAGTCGCGTCTGCAAACGGAGGAGGCTCCACATCCAGTTCAAGGACGTGGGCTGGCAACACTGGATCATCGCCCCCCAGGGCTACATGGCCAACTACTGCCATGGGGAATGCCCTTACCCCCTCAGCGAGAGCCTCAATGGCACCAACCATGCCATTCTGCAAACGCTGGTGCACGCCACCGACCCTGGCCATACCCCCCAACCCTGCTGCGTCCCCATTAAACTCTCCCCCATTTCCATGCTCTATTATGATAACAATGACAATGTGGTTTTGAGACATTACGATGATATGGTGGTGGATGAGTGCGGTTGTAGATAA
- the LOC137374148 gene encoding neurofilament heavy polypeptide-like, translating to MLIEKAHSKPIEYAYTKHIEKAHSKFTVKAHSKVIEKAHSKPIEKAHSKPIEKAHSKLMEKANSKLMEKAHSKLTGKAHSKRTEKAHYKPIEKAHSKLREKAHSKLTGKAHSKLTEKAHSKPIEKAHTNPIEKAPSKLTEKAHSKPIEKARSKLTEKAQSKLTEKAHSKPSEKAHSKLTEEASSKLTEKAHSKFIEKAHSKFIEKAHSKLTEKAHSKLTEKAHSKLIEKAHCKPIVKAHSKLTENPHSKLTEKAHFMPREKAHSKPIEKAHSKLTEKAHSKLTEKAHSKPSEKAHSKLTEKAHTKPIEYAYTKHIEKAHSKFTVKAHSKLTEKAHFMPREKAHSKPIEKAHSKLTEKAHSKLTEKAHSKPSEKAHSKLMEKAHSKLTGKAHSKRTEKAHYKPIEKAHSKLREKAHSKLTGKAHSKLTEKAHSKPIEKGHTKLTEKAHSKLTDKAHSKLTEKAHSKPSEKAHSKLTEEASSKHTEKAHSKFIEKAHSKLIEKLTEKAHFMPREKAHSKFIEKTHSKPIEKAHSKLTENPHSKLTEKAHFMPREKAHSKPIEKAHSKLTEKAHSKLTEKAHSKPSEKAHSKLTEEASSKLTEKAHTKFIEKAHSKFIEKTHSKPIEKAHSKLIEKAHYRPIEKAHNNPIEKAESKPIEKAHSNPREKAHSKLTEKLTEKAHFMPREKAHSKLIEKDNSKPIEKAHSKFIEKTHSKPIEKAHSKLIEKAHYKPIEKAHTNPIEKADSKPIEKAHSNPREKAHSKLTEKAHSKLTEKAHSKFTEKAHSNPIETAHSKLTEKAHSKLTEKAHSKFTEKAHSNPIEKAHSKLIVNAHSNPIAKAHSKFIEKAHSNLIE from the exons atgctcatAGAGAAAGCCCACTCTAAGCCCATAGAGTATGCCTACACCAAGCacatagagaaggcccactccaagttCACAGTGAAGGCCCATTCCAAGGtcatagagaaagcccactccaagcccatagagaaggcccactccaagcccatagagaaggcccactccaaacTCATGGAGAAGGCCAACTCCAAGCTCAtggagaaggcccactccaagctcacagggAAGGCCCACTCCAAGCGAACAGAGAAGGCCCACTACAAACCCatcgagaaagcccactccaagctcagagagaaagcccactccaagctcacagggaaggcccactccaagctaacagagaaagcccactccaaaccAATAGAGAAAGCCCACACCAATCCCATAGAGAAGGCCCcctccaagctcacagagaaagcccactccaagcccatagagaaggcccgctccaagctcacagagaaagcccagtccaagctcacagagaaagcccactccaagccctcagagaaggctcactccaagctcacagaggaAGCCTCCTCGAAGCTCacagagaaggcccactccaagttcatagagaaagcccactccaagttcatagagaaagcccactccaagctcacagagaaagcccactccaagctcacagagaaagcccactccaagctcatagaGAAAGCCCACTGCAAGCCCATAgtgaaggcccactccaagctcacagaaaATCCTCACTCCAAGCTCACTGAGAAAGCCCACTTCATGCCCAGAGAAaaagcccactccaagcccatagagaaggcccactccaagctcacagagaaagcccactccaagctcacagagaaagcccactccaagccctcagagaaggcccactccaagctcacagagaaagcccacaCTAAGCCCATAGAGTATGCCTACACCAAGCacatagagaaggcccactccaagttTACAGTGAAGGCCCATTCCAAG CTCACTGAGAAAGCCCACTTCATGCCCAGAGAAaaagcccactccaagcccatagagaaggcccactccaagctcacagagaaagcccactccaagctcacagagaaagcccactccaagccctcagagaaggcccactccaagctcatggagaaggcccactccaagctcacagggAAGGCCCACTCCAAGCGAACAGAGAAGGCCCACTACAAACCCatcgagaaagcccactccaagctcagagagaaagcccactccaagctcacagggaaggcccactccaagctaacagagaaagcccactccaaaccAATAGAGAAAGGCCACACCAAGCTCacagagaaggcccactccaagctcacagacaaagcccactccaagctcacagagaaagcccatTCCAAGCCCtcagagaaggcccactccaagctcacagaggaAGCCTCCTCGAAGCACacagagaaggcccactccaagttcatagagaaagcccactccaagctcatagagaag CTCACTGAGAAAGCCCACTTCATGCCCAGAGAAAAAGCCCACTCCAAGTTCATAGAGAAAACCCACTCCAAGCccatagagaaggcccactccaagctcacagaaaATCCTCACTCCAAGCTCACTGAGAAAGCCCACTTCATGCCCAGAGAAaaagcccactccaagcccatagagaaggcccactccaagctcacagagaaagcccactccaagctcacagagaaagcccactccaagccctcagagaaggcccactccaagctcacagaggaAGCCTCCTCGAAGCTCACAGAGAAGGCCCACACCAAGTtcatagagaaggcccactccaagttCATAGAGAAAACCCACTCCAAGCccatagagaaggcccactccaagctcatagaGAAGGCCCACTACAGACCCATAGAGAAAGCCCACAACAATCCCATCGAGAAAGCCGAATCCAAACccatagagaaagcccactccaatcccagagagaaagcccactccaagctcacagagaag CTCACTGAGAAAGCCCACTTCATGCCCAGAGaaaaagcccactccaagctcatagaGAAAGACAACTCCAAGCccatagagaaggcccactccaagttCATAGAGAAAACCCACTCCAAGCccatagagaaggcccactccaagctcatagaGAAGGCCCACTACAAACCCATAGAGAAAGCCCACACCAATCCCATAGAGAAAGCAGACTCCAAACccatagagaaagcccactccaatcccagagagaaagcccactccaagctcacagagaaggcccactccaagctaacagagaaagcccactccaagttcacagagaaagcccactccaatccCATCGAGActgcccactccaagctcacagagaaggcccactccaagctaacagagaaagcccactccaagttcacagagaaagcccactccaatcccatcgagaaagcccactccaagctcatagtGAATGCCCACTCCAATCCCATAGCGAAGGCCCACTCCAAGTtcatagagaaggcccactccaaccTCATAGAATAA